One genomic window of Paeniglutamicibacter sp. Y32M11 includes the following:
- the trpA gene encoding tryptophan synthase subunit alpha — translation MSIVSKSAAAIAAARAEGRPALICYLPAGFPDVQGTIDAAVAMAENGADIIEVGIPYSDPVMDGSVIQAATVQALEQGFKVAQVFDVIKGITARCSATVMVMTYWNPVLRMGVDEFSRRLAEAGGAGLITPDLVPDEAAEWIEASDKYGLDRVFLVAPSSTEARMKATVAASRGFVYCVSIMGVTGARATVSDAAAAVVAAAHAAGAENACVGLGVSQRKHVEEIGAYSDGVIVGTALVAALRDGGSEAVGRLTAELSGKSVSA, via the coding sequence GTGAGCATCGTATCCAAGAGCGCCGCGGCCATTGCCGCCGCCCGTGCCGAGGGTCGTCCGGCCCTGATCTGTTACCTGCCCGCAGGGTTCCCCGATGTTCAGGGCACCATCGATGCGGCCGTCGCGATGGCGGAAAACGGTGCCGACATCATCGAGGTCGGCATCCCGTATTCCGACCCCGTCATGGACGGATCGGTCATTCAGGCCGCCACCGTGCAGGCCCTGGAGCAGGGTTTCAAGGTGGCCCAGGTCTTTGACGTCATCAAGGGCATCACCGCTCGTTGTTCTGCCACCGTGATGGTGATGACCTACTGGAACCCGGTACTGCGCATGGGCGTGGATGAGTTCTCCCGCCGTCTGGCCGAGGCCGGTGGGGCCGGGCTAATCACTCCGGACCTGGTCCCGGATGAGGCTGCCGAATGGATTGAGGCCTCGGATAAGTACGGACTAGATCGAGTCTTCCTGGTGGCACCGTCCTCCACCGAGGCACGCATGAAGGCCACCGTCGCGGCAAGCCGCGGCTTTGTCTACTGCGTTTCGATCATGGGTGTTACCGGTGCCCGCGCTACGGTCTCCGACGCAGCGGCAGCGGTTGTTGCGGCCGCTCACGCCGCCGGCGCAGAAAACGCCTGCGTCGGTCTGGGCGTTTCGCAGCGCAAGCACGTGGAAGAAATCGGAGCCTACTCCGATGGCGTCATCGTGGGTACCGCCCTGGTGGCGGCACTGCGAGATGGTGGCAGTGAAGCCGTGGGCAGGCTCACCGCGGAACTCAGCGGCAAGAGCGTTTCGGCGTGA